A stretch of the Vulcanisaeta souniana JCM 11219 genome encodes the following:
- a CDS encoding MFS transporter, which translates to MIQEGRGRDGVTILGLTSIGHFINDGNMWLIPGIILPILSQVGVNYATVGLLSALYAAISALASPLVPLSIKWLGGHMRAMALGMFLWAFAIGLSSIGFLIHDLFLVYIGVVLAGVGAAYYHPIGSALLSATYGGTAGSALGINGAFGSLGRTLYPLIGSVLVFASSVSAAYNLWVLAFITFIVGLSVLLYGIYRFDVKAYRRSNNKDDPPNNKSTTLKVSIMLITLLFVITLLRNAAGQGIQTFLGIYINKVLGIKLSITYGEILSILLASAIIGQPILGWLSDRVGRRLMASFSTFAFAILFIAFIYTGNLVFAFFAMLFVLSNFPLIMAVLGDLFPREQVSWATSIVWNGAVTGGNVLGSLITGLIAQDYVPIYGEVGALEHALLIVLILAFVSGALWVAIPKPPKRTKVPLFG; encoded by the coding sequence ATGATACAGGAAGGAAGGGGTAGAGATGGGGTAACAATACTTGGATTAACATCAATCGGTCACTTCATTAATGATGGAAACATGTGGTTAATACCCGGTATAATACTCCCGATACTTAGCCAAGTTGGTGTTAATTATGCAACAGTTGGATTATTATCTGCATTATACGCGGCAATATCCGCATTGGCAAGTCCACTGGTGCCCCTGAGCATTAAGTGGCTTGGTGGGCACATGAGGGCAATGGCACTTGGAATGTTCCTGTGGGCATTCGCCATTGGATTATCCTCAATAGGCTTCCTAATACATGATCTATTCCTAGTCTACATAGGCGTTGTATTGGCAGGAGTCGGTGCAGCCTACTACCACCCGATTGGAAGCGCATTGTTATCCGCAACATATGGAGGAACAGCGGGCTCGGCGCTGGGCATAAATGGCGCATTCGGTAGCTTAGGCAGAACCCTCTATCCACTGATAGGCTCGGTGCTCGTATTTGCAAGTTCTGTAAGCGCTGCATACAATTTGTGGGTATTGGCATTCATAACATTCATTGTGGGTCTCTCAGTATTACTATACGGTATTTACAGATTCGATGTCAAGGCATATAGGAGGAGTAATAATAAGGATGACCCACCTAATAATAAATCAACAACACTCAAGGTATCAATAATGCTAATAACACTGCTCTTCGTAATAACATTACTAAGGAATGCGGCTGGTCAAGGCATACAAACGTTCCTAGGTATATACATAAATAAGGTACTCGGTATAAAGCTCAGTATAACTTATGGAGAAATCTTATCAATATTACTCGCCTCAGCCATAATAGGCCAGCCAATACTTGGTTGGTTAAGTGATAGGGTTGGTAGGAGACTCATGGCGTCATTCTCCACATTCGCCTTCGCCATACTATTCATAGCATTCATATACACGGGAAACCTAGTCTTTGCCTTCTTTGCAATGCTCTTCGTGCTCAGTAACTTCCCACTAATAATGGCTGTCCTAGGCGACTTATTCCCAAGGGAACAGGTTAGTTGGGCAACATCAATTGTTTGGAACGGTGCTGTTACTGGTGGTAATGTGCTTGGTTCATTAATAACGGGCCTAATTGCCCAAGACTACGTGCCCATCTACGGTGAGGTCGGCGCCTTGGAACATGCACTGCTAATAGTGCTAATACTGGCATTCGTATCGGGGGCCCTATGGGTTGCTATACCTAAACCACCAAAACGTACCAAGGTTCCCCTATTCGGTTAA
- a CDS encoding ADP-ribose-binding protein — translation MPLFKFPNEVTVELIKGDITEVEADAIVNAANSYLEHGGGVAGAIVRRGGWVIQEESREWVRKHGPVPVGGVAVTSAGKLKAKYVIHTVGPRCGIEPIEKLDDAVTNSLKKAEELGLTSIAFPAISTGIFGCPYEDAARIMARVIKREAPGLRNIRRIIICLYGDEAFNVFSKVLSDELKEYKSS, via the coding sequence ATGCCGCTCTTCAAGTTTCCAAATGAAGTTACTGTGGAGTTAATCAAGGGTGATATAACTGAGGTCGAGGCTGACGCTATCGTTAATGCCGCAAATTCTTACCTTGAGCATGGTGGTGGTGTTGCTGGGGCTATTGTTAGGAGGGGTGGTTGGGTAATCCAGGAGGAATCCAGGGAATGGGTTAGGAAGCATGGTCCTGTTCCCGTTGGCGGAGTTGCTGTAACCAGCGCAGGCAAGTTGAAGGCTAAGTACGTGATCCACACCGTTGGGCCTAGGTGCGGTATTGAACCTATTGAGAAGCTTGATGACGCGGTTACGAATTCACTTAAGAAGGCTGAGGAATTAGGTCTAACTAGCATAGCCTTCCCAGCAATTAGTACCGGTATATTTGGGTGCCCGTATGAGGATGCCGCGAGGATTATGGCACGTGTAATTAAAAGAGAGGCACCCGGTCTTAGGAACATAAGGAGGATAATCATTTGCCTATACGGTGATGAGGCATTCAATGTGTTTAGCAAGGTACTTAGTGATGAATTGAAGGAGTATAAGTCAAGCTAA
- a CDS encoding radical SAM protein, which yields MIGVTWKDSINEIEGKRKIIRVSEDVPQVGVLAFGLVDRGTNIIEVRPTTLCPLSCIYCSVNAGPRSTNRWAEFIDDPGALLSALEEVIRFKDVNDVEVHIDGMGEPGVYPHLVELVRGIKAISGVSRVSIQTRLYMLNDDSLRELAQAGLDRINLSVDSLNPELAKRISGVPWYDVNRVKDLVTHALELGINVIISPVWLPGINDDDMVSIIKWAREAGLGKNELPPVLIQKYIPHKRGRRVKVRVMTWQEFWGKIRELENKLGVKLSATNDGLNIHRAPKLPIPYDVDDEVKVRIISRGIIKGEFLGVILPLRNSVIYDRVITVIAEPNMEKILIGKQVKVRIIENNNNIYIGRLI from the coding sequence TTGATTGGCGTTACATGGAAGGACAGTATTAATGAGATTGAAGGAAAGAGGAAGATAATTAGGGTTAGTGAGGATGTGCCGCAGGTAGGTGTGTTGGCCTTTGGTCTCGTTGATAGGGGCACGAATATAATTGAGGTTAGACCGACAACGCTATGCCCACTTTCCTGCATATACTGCTCAGTAAATGCAGGACCAAGGTCAACGAATAGGTGGGCTGAGTTCATTGATGATCCAGGGGCATTATTGTCGGCTTTAGAGGAGGTTATTAGGTTTAAGGATGTAAATGATGTAGAGGTTCACATTGATGGTATGGGCGAGCCTGGTGTTTATCCACACTTGGTTGAGTTAGTCCGGGGTATCAAGGCAATAAGTGGTGTTTCCAGGGTGTCCATACAGACCAGGCTGTACATGCTCAACGATGACTCACTTAGGGAATTAGCACAGGCTGGCCTGGATAGGATTAACCTAAGCGTTGACTCATTAAACCCTGAATTAGCCAAAAGAATAAGTGGTGTGCCTTGGTATGACGTTAATCGCGTCAAGGATCTGGTGACGCATGCCCTTGAATTGGGTATTAATGTCATAATATCACCGGTCTGGTTACCTGGCATTAATGATGATGACATGGTCAGCATTATTAAGTGGGCCAGGGAAGCAGGATTGGGCAAGAATGAATTACCACCTGTGCTTATTCAAAAGTACATACCACATAAGAGAGGCAGAAGGGTTAAGGTCAGGGTCATGACCTGGCAGGAATTCTGGGGGAAAATTAGGGAATTAGAGAATAAATTAGGCGTTAAATTATCGGCGACGAATGATGGGTTAAATATACATAGGGCTCCTAAATTACCAATACCATACGATGTTGATGATGAGGTTAAGGTTAGAATAATTAGTAGGGGAATAATTAAGGGTGAGTTCCTGGGGGTCATATTACCATTAAGAAATTCAGTGATATACGATAGGGTCATTACGGTAATAGCTGAACCTAACATGGAGAAGATACTCATCGGAAAACAAGTCAAGGTTAGAATCATTGAGAATAATAATAACATTTACATCGGGCGTCTTATTTAG
- a CDS encoding zinc-binding dehydrogenase produces the protein MKAVVLRRIGFPWVMDVEDIPRPSPRRREVLIRVVGSGVCHSDLHVALGEIPFPLPAVLGHEVSGIIEEVGPDVEGLSKGDAVVTSFIVPCGECYYCRRGREELCEKFHSTLRRGVYFDGNTRFRTRDGAPIYTYLLGGWAEYTVVPATDVFKAPQSLYDKLWKLAPVGCAVMTAYGACRNAGLMPDEFVAVYGIGGVGTNIVQIASKVFNARVIAIDIKDEKLEFAQKLGAEFIINSSRVNPVDEIMKITNGRGADVAVEAIGLPATQIQAIKSVRAGGRAVMVGLSKAGAEAPYEINSLVRREVMIIGSYGGRPSQDIPVILDLIAKNIINIDMIITNIYSRLEDANEALEELHHGKILGRAVIKLP, from the coding sequence ATGAAGGCCGTGGTTCTTAGGAGGATTGGTTTTCCGTGGGTTATGGATGTTGAGGATATACCCCGTCCAAGCCCTCGAAGAAGGGAGGTTCTTATTAGGGTTGTTGGTTCTGGCGTTTGTCATTCCGATCTACATGTCGCCTTGGGAGAGATACCTTTCCCATTGCCCGCCGTGCTTGGTCATGAGGTTTCTGGCATAATTGAAGAGGTAGGTCCAGACGTGGAGGGGTTGTCAAAGGGTGACGCCGTAGTTACATCCTTCATAGTACCCTGCGGTGAGTGCTATTACTGTAGGCGTGGACGTGAGGAATTATGCGAGAAATTCCACTCAACCCTTAGAAGAGGTGTTTACTTTGATGGCAACACGAGGTTTAGGACCCGTGATGGGGCTCCAATATATACGTATTTACTGGGTGGTTGGGCTGAGTATACGGTTGTTCCGGCGACTGATGTATTTAAGGCGCCTCAATCTTTGTATGATAAATTATGGAAATTAGCACCAGTAGGCTGTGCTGTTATGACTGCTTATGGCGCATGTAGGAATGCTGGGTTAATGCCTGACGAGTTTGTGGCGGTTTATGGAATTGGTGGTGTTGGGACAAACATAGTACAGATAGCGAGTAAGGTATTCAATGCGCGCGTAATCGCCATAGACATTAAGGATGAGAAACTTGAGTTCGCACAGAAACTCGGTGCAGAATTCATAATTAATTCAAGTAGGGTTAACCCAGTTGATGAAATTATGAAGATAACGAATGGTAGAGGTGCGGATGTAGCCGTTGAGGCCATTGGATTACCGGCAACGCAGATACAGGCGATTAAGTCAGTTAGGGCGGGTGGTAGAGCAGTCATGGTTGGTTTGTCTAAGGCTGGTGCTGAGGCACCCTATGAGATTAATTCCCTAGTGAGAAGGGAAGTGATGATAATAGGGTCTTATGGGGGAAGACCATCGCAAGACATACCGGTAATCCTCGACCTAATAGCCAAGAACATAATTAATATTGACATGATAATCACAAACATATACAGTAGGCTTGAGGATGCAAATGAGGCACTTGAGGAACTACACCACGGCAAAATACTCGGTAGAGCAGTCATCAAACTGCCATGA
- a CDS encoding SDR family NAD(P)-dependent oxidoreductase: MVGRVVVVSGSGRGIGRAIAVRLARDGFRVVVNYKRHDEEGEETMKLIKGVGGVAIMVKADVATADGAKAVVDEAVKQWGSVDVVVNNTGLGIMRPFVDIDEGLWDKIINTNLKSAYLLSKFAVPYMVRNNWGRVINMSSIEGIMGAAYNVPYATAKAALIGFTKALAAELTPYGITVNAIAPGLVRTKMGMSLLEVLNVKEEEWAKSGTLTGRIIEPEEVADLVAFLVSDSARNITGQVFVIDAGSTILPAARHLANMPK, translated from the coding sequence ATGGTTGGGAGGGTTGTTGTTGTCTCGGGCTCTGGTCGTGGTATTGGAAGGGCTATTGCTGTTAGGTTGGCTAGGGATGGCTTTCGTGTTGTTGTTAATTATAAGAGGCATGATGAGGAGGGTGAGGAGACCATGAAATTAATTAAGGGTGTTGGTGGCGTGGCTATCATGGTTAAGGCTGACGTGGCTACGGCTGATGGCGCAAAGGCCGTGGTCGATGAGGCAGTGAAGCAGTGGGGTTCCGTGGATGTTGTTGTTAATAACACTGGTTTGGGCATAATGAGGCCCTTCGTGGATATTGATGAGGGTTTGTGGGACAAGATAATAAACACGAATCTTAAGTCAGCCTACCTACTGAGTAAGTTTGCCGTGCCTTACATGGTTAGGAATAATTGGGGTAGGGTCATAAACATGAGCTCAATAGAAGGCATAATGGGCGCGGCCTACAATGTACCCTACGCGACTGCTAAGGCGGCCTTGATAGGATTCACGAAGGCCCTAGCTGCTGAATTAACGCCTTACGGTATAACCGTCAATGCGATAGCCCCCGGTCTAGTAAGAACCAAGATGGGTATGAGCCTTTTAGAGGTGCTTAATGTCAAAGAGGAGGAGTGGGCGAAATCTGGGACTTTGACTGGTCGGATAATAGAGCCCGAGGAAGTTGCGGACTTAGTGGCATTCCTAGTGAGCGATTCTGCAAGGAATATAACGGGGCAAGTCTTCGTGATAGATGCCGGTTCAACGATATTACCAGCAGCTAGGCACTTGGCGAACATGCCCAAGTGA
- the tenA gene encoding thiaminase II has translation MGKITEILRDSSNDIWERILKHPFVVELFRGSLPPEKFRFYVIQDYNYLVTLTRCQAMIASKLEEPTVIRRILELALADVSTELENYNKLLNTLGLSLNDVIRARPAPTSTAYMNFLLTTCALGGPYEGLVAILPCYWTYLEIARYHEKELANNPVGIYRDWASVYLSPEYEGIVMDLRRIIDDTSDHLMHDISRLTSIFRQASIYEFMFWDMAYRMEQWAI, from the coding sequence ATGGGTAAAATAACGGAGATCCTCAGGGATTCCTCTAATGATATTTGGGAAAGAATCCTTAAGCACCCATTCGTTGTGGAATTATTCAGGGGCTCATTACCGCCCGAGAAGTTCAGGTTCTACGTAATCCAGGACTACAACTACCTAGTAACACTGACAAGATGCCAGGCGATGATAGCGTCTAAACTCGAGGAACCAACAGTCATCAGGAGAATCCTTGAGCTAGCGCTGGCCGATGTATCAACGGAGCTCGAGAACTATAATAAACTACTCAATACACTAGGGCTAAGTCTCAATGACGTTATTAGGGCAAGGCCGGCCCCCACAAGTACTGCGTACATGAACTTCCTATTAACCACGTGTGCTCTGGGTGGTCCTTACGAGGGCCTGGTGGCTATACTACCATGTTATTGGACGTATCTGGAAATAGCCAGGTACCACGAGAAGGAGTTAGCCAATAATCCAGTGGGCATCTACAGAGATTGGGCATCGGTATACCTAAGCCCTGAATATGAGGGAATAGTTATGGACCTGAGGAGGATAATCGATGATACCAGTGACCACCTAATGCACGATATCAGTAGATTAACCAGTATATTCAGGCAGGCGAGCATCTATGAATTCATGTTCTGGGACATGGCATACAGGATGGAACAATGGGCCATATAG